The Montipora capricornis isolate CH-2021 chromosome 3, ASM3666992v2, whole genome shotgun sequence genome window below encodes:
- the LOC138043249 gene encoding protein sprouty homolog 2-like translates to MAVETAVVLHENPLEKTLIWEKRSVQYDSKHRIRPQNKLSKVDTIVISNKDEYNADYCVIAAATKKVATPRQPVLVADRNAGLRLSSPATDRTFNAFVRRHTGGTYSQVVINSQPRPTASGLAYSPTTRRSTVLQSKHHEDDDIKLFCCKRSVDVLIDYASCMCGVKAVLYHCSKDSFDEGNVLEQPCSCGPPRKPCLGRWGCLAACSVFLPCLLCYLPLKGCSEVCVCYKRQKITSRQRQRRPRDPA, encoded by the coding sequence ATGGCGGTAGAAACAGCGGTCGTTCTACACGAGAATCCACTAGAAAAGACTCTTATTTGGGAAAAGAGGAGCGTGCAATACGACTCAAAACATCGTATACGGCCACAAAATAAACTTAGCAAAGTTGACACAATTGTGATTTCGAACAAGGATGAATATAATGCAGACTACTGTGTTATCGCTGCCGCCACCAAGAAGGTTGCGACTCCTCGACAGCCTGTCTTAGTCGCTGACCGAAATGCTGGACTTCGTTTATCAAGTCCAGCCACCGACCGAACATTTAATGCGTTTGTAAGGAGACATACAGGAGGAACTTACTCACAAGTTGTTATTAATTCTCAACCGAGACCTACAGCGTCCGGCCTAGCATATTCGCCAACGACACGTCGTAGTACTGTACTCCAAAGCAAACATCATGAAGATGACGATATTAAGTTGTTTTGCTGCAAGCGGAGCGTGGATGTGTTAATAGACTACGCCAGTTGTATGTGCGGGGTCAAAGCAGTTTTGTATCATTGTTCAAAGGACTCTTTTGACGAAGGCAATGTGTTAGAGCAGCCGTGTTCTTGTGGCCCCCCAAGGAAACCATGCTTAGGGAGATGGGGATGTTTAGCGGCATGCTCTGTATTCTTGCCTTGTCTTCTGTGTTATTTACCTCTTAAGGGATGCTCCGAAGTTTGTGTTTGTTATAAAAGACAGAAAATTACCAGCAGACAGCGACAGAGAAGACCCAGAGATCCCGCATAA